The Bacteroidota bacterium genome window below encodes:
- a CDS encoding rhomboid family intramembrane serine protease: MISTILVVATIGISLLAFSRNEYMNKLIFNPYMIDKHKQWYRFISSGFIHADFIHLAVNMFVLFSFGGIIEQYFAAYFDNRAGYYYVLLYFGGMVASVIPTFKKNKDNIYYNALGASGAVSAVIFSFILLEPMQKICLYGLLCLPSIIFGVAYLFYCYYMGKKGGDNVNHDAHMWGAIFGFVFTVILKPDLLISFFQKLMDFGNVF, from the coding sequence ATGATATCAACCATATTGGTCGTAGCAACAATTGGAATCAGTTTACTGGCATTCTCACGAAATGAGTATATGAATAAACTGATCTTTAATCCCTACATGATCGATAAGCATAAGCAATGGTATCGTTTCATCAGCAGCGGTTTCATTCATGCCGATTTTATTCACCTTGCTGTGAATATGTTTGTATTGTTTTCATTTGGTGGAATCATTGAACAATATTTTGCAGCATACTTCGACAATCGCGCCGGGTATTATTATGTTTTATTATACTTTGGTGGAATGGTGGCTTCTGTTATTCCAACGTTCAAAAAAAACAAAGACAACATTTATTATAATGCCCTTGGCGCTTCAGGGGCTGTATCTGCAGTTATCTTTTCATTTATTTTACTTGAACCAATGCAGAAAATTTGTCTCTACGGATTACTTTGTCTGCCTTCTATAATATTTGGAGTTGCTTATTTGTTTTACTGCTATTATATGGGTAAAAAAGGTGGAGACAATGTTAACCACGATGCGCATATGTGGGGTGCAATTTTCGGATTTGTATTTACGGTGATTCTAAAACCGGATCTTCTCATTTCATTCTTTCAGAAATTAATGGATTTTGGAAATGTCTTCTGA
- the ychF gene encoding redox-regulated ATPase YchF: MALKCGIVGLPNVGKSTLFNCLSNAKAQAANFPFCTIEPNVGVITVPDERLNELEKLVKPERVVPTTIEIVDIAGLVKGASRGEGLGNQFLSNIRECDAIIHVVRCFEDPNVVHVDGSVNPVRDKGTIDTELQLKDLESVDRKLGRTEKMAKIGTDKDAKKCMEVLTIYKNHLEKGLSARSAPVAPEDKRFIDDIFLLTAKPVLYVCNVDEGSVVNGNKYVDLLKEEVKDENAEVLVIAAAIEAEITQLESFEDRKAFLSDLGLEESGVAKLIKAAYRLLSLYTYFTAGVKEVRAWTITKGMLAPQAAAVIHTDFEKGFIKAEVIRYNDFLTFGSESACRDAGKLSIEGKEYLVGDGDVMHFRFNV, from the coding sequence ATGGCCTTAAAATGTGGTATTGTTGGATTGCCGAATGTTGGTAAATCGACATTATTTAATTGTCTTTCGAATGCAAAAGCGCAAGCTGCGAATTTTCCGTTTTGTACAATAGAACCGAATGTCGGTGTGATCACAGTTCCGGATGAACGATTGAATGAATTAGAAAAGTTAGTAAAACCTGAAAGAGTGGTTCCGACAACTATTGAAATAGTTGACATTGCCGGTTTGGTGAAAGGTGCAAGCAGAGGTGAAGGTTTAGGAAATCAATTCCTGAGTAACATCAGAGAGTGCGATGCAATCATTCACGTAGTACGTTGCTTCGAAGATCCGAATGTTGTCCATGTCGATGGATCGGTGAATCCGGTGCGTGATAAAGGAACAATCGATACTGAATTGCAGTTGAAAGATCTTGAAAGTGTGGACCGCAAGTTAGGCCGTACTGAAAAAATGGCAAAAATAGGAACAGATAAAGATGCAAAGAAATGCATGGAAGTTCTGACTATTTATAAAAACCATCTTGAAAAAGGATTGTCTGCTCGAAGTGCACCCGTTGCTCCCGAAGACAAACGTTTCATCGATGACATCTTTTTACTCACTGCAAAACCTGTACTTTATGTTTGCAATGTCGATGAAGGTTCTGTTGTTAACGGTAACAAATATGTTGACCTGCTGAAAGAAGAAGTGAAAGATGAAAACGCTGAAGTGCTTGTCATTGCAGCCGCAATAGAAGCAGAGATCACTCAGCTTGAAAGTTTCGAAGACAGAAAAGCATTTTTAAGTGACCTCGGTTTGGAAGAATCAGGAGTTGCTAAACTTATCAAAGCTGCGTATCGTTTATTGAGTCTTTATACTTATTTCACAGCGGGAGTTAAAGAAGTTCGTGCCTGGACTATTACAAAAGGAATGCTTGCACCGCAGGCAGCCGCTGTTATCCATACCGATTTCGAAAAAGGTTTTATTAAGGCAGAGGTAATTCGTTACAATGACTTTTTAACTTTTGGTTCTGAATCTGCTTGTCGTGATGCCGGTAAATTAAGTATTGAAGGAAAAGAATATCTGGTTGGCGATGGAGATGTGATGCATTTCCGTTTTAATGTTTAA
- a CDS encoding DUF4835 family protein, protein MIASSKSILSFLIAFFCVNNLFAQELNCQISVQTPQIQASDKTIYDKLQTDLREFMNNHKWTTDEFLNQERIECSIVITISERVSTDEFTGNIQISSRRPVYHSSYNSPLFNHQDKDFTFRYVQDQTIEFDEGSITSNLTAVLGYYAYIIIGLDYDSFSPLGGTPYFTKAQTVANNAQNLPDRGWKAFENSRNRYWLIENLLNISFRPMRDVFYSYHRFGMDKFEENFPDARAVVTESLKSLRKVYQDKPNSFLMQSFFTAKADEIVNIYTAALPAEKSELVPILSQIDPANTLKYQTILSASTLPGGGK, encoded by the coding sequence ATGATAGCTAGCTCAAAATCAATTCTGTCTTTTCTTATTGCATTTTTTTGTGTGAATAATTTATTTGCACAGGAATTGAATTGTCAGATCTCTGTTCAGACACCACAGATCCAGGCAAGCGATAAGACCATTTACGACAAACTTCAAACAGATCTCCGCGAGTTCATGAATAATCACAAGTGGACAACGGATGAATTTCTGAATCAGGAAAGAATAGAATGTTCAATTGTGATCACGATCTCAGAACGGGTGTCTACGGATGAGTTTACAGGAAACATTCAGATATCATCACGTAGACCTGTTTATCATAGTTCTTATAATTCGCCTCTATTCAATCACCAGGATAAAGATTTTACATTCCGGTATGTGCAGGATCAGACAATAGAATTTGATGAAGGTAGTATCACTTCGAATCTTACAGCTGTATTAGGGTACTATGCATACATAATCATTGGACTTGACTACGATTCATTTTCTCCGTTAGGAGGTACACCATATTTTACAAAGGCGCAGACTGTTGCAAACAATGCACAGAACCTGCCTGATCGCGGATGGAAAGCATTTGAAAATTCACGAAACAGATATTGGTTAATTGAGAATCTTCTGAATATTTCATTCCGTCCTATGCGGGATGTATTTTATTCTTATCACAGATTTGGTATGGATAAATTCGAAGAGAATTTTCCTGATGCAAGAGCAGTTGTTACAGAAAGTCTGAAGAGCCTGCGTAAAGTTTACCAGGACAAACCAAATTCATTTCTGATGCAATCATTCTTTACAGCTAAAGCTGATGAGATCGTAAACATTTACACGGCTGCCTTACCTGCAGAAAAAAGTGAACTTGTCCCAATACTTTCACAGATCGATCCGGCCAATACATTGAAGTATCAGACTATACTTTCAGCTTCGACGTTACCGGGCGGGGGTAAATAA
- the coaBC gene encoding bifunctional phosphopantothenoylcysteine decarboxylase/phosphopantothenate--cysteine ligase CoaBC: MRGKKILLGITGSIAAYKSALLVRLLVKAGAEVKVVMTKAAIDFITPLTLSTLSKNPVYSEYANQETGEWSNHVELGLWADAFVIAPASANTISKMANGVCDNLLLAVYLSAKCKVFFAPAMDLDMHKHPATQENIARLVSFGNQLISATSGELASGLHGEGRMEEPELIIDALEKYFNADLPLKGKKALVTAGPTFEAIDPVRFIGNRSSGKMGYAIAEELATQGADVLLVSGPGNLSVINSRITRVDIESAEEMLNACMKDFSEKDIIVMSAAVADYKPADVASEKLKKKNNEMPLPLIPTQDILALMGEKKGKKQFIVGFALETENELENAKGKLQKKNLDLVVLNSLKDEGAGFNHDTNKITIIDKKGSEYNFGLKSKQEVAKDLVNLIITNITNTTV, from the coding sequence ATGAGAGGAAAAAAGATCCTACTTGGAATAACCGGAAGTATAGCAGCCTATAAATCTGCTTTGCTGGTCCGGCTATTGGTAAAAGCAGGAGCGGAGGTGAAAGTGGTGATGACAAAAGCGGCAATTGATTTTATCACGCCGCTGACCTTATCTACACTTTCCAAAAACCCTGTTTACTCTGAGTATGCAAATCAGGAAACCGGCGAATGGAGTAATCACGTCGAACTGGGATTATGGGCAGATGCTTTTGTCATTGCACCTGCATCGGCAAATACAATTTCAAAGATGGCCAATGGTGTGTGCGACAATTTGCTCTTAGCGGTTTATCTTTCTGCTAAATGCAAAGTCTTTTTCGCCCCGGCAATGGATCTCGATATGCATAAGCATCCTGCTACACAGGAGAACATTGCAAGGTTAGTATCATTCGGAAACCAATTGATCTCGGCTACTTCCGGAGAACTGGCCAGCGGACTTCATGGTGAAGGCAGAATGGAAGAACCGGAACTAATAATCGATGCACTTGAAAAATATTTCAATGCAGACTTACCCTTAAAAGGAAAGAAAGCATTAGTCACGGCTGGACCAACATTTGAAGCAATAGATCCTGTCCGGTTTATCGGAAACCGTTCTTCAGGCAAAATGGGTTATGCAATAGCAGAAGAGTTAGCGACGCAAGGTGCAGATGTTCTGCTTGTAAGCGGACCAGGTAACTTATCAGTGATCAACTCCCGGATCACAAGAGTGGATATCGAATCCGCTGAAGAAATGCTCAATGCATGTATGAAAGATTTTTCAGAAAAGGACATCATCGTTATGTCAGCGGCAGTTGCAGATTATAAACCTGCAGATGTAGCTTCTGAAAAACTGAAAAAGAAAAATAATGAAATGCCTTTGCCGTTAATACCAACACAGGACATTCTTGCGCTCATGGGCGAGAAAAAAGGGAAGAAGCAGTTCATTGTTGGATTTGCTTTGGAGACAGAGAATGAACTTGAAAATGCAAAAGGCAAATTGCAAAAAAAGAATCTTGATCTGGTTGTCCTGAATTCTCTGAAAGATGAAGGTGCCGGATTTAATCACGATACGAATAAGATCACAATCATAGATAAAAAAGGAAGCGAGTATAATTTCGGTTTAAAATCAAAACAGGAAGTTGCAAAAGATCTCGTCAATCTGATTATTACCAATATTACTAATACAACGGTCTAA
- a CDS encoding DNA-directed RNA polymerase subunit omega encodes MSYKSEVTTTITRNVPEYDKKTGNVYESLVVIAKRANQISTEMKEELNAKLSEFNSTTDNLEEVFENREQIEISKYYERLPKPTLIAIQEFNEDKIYFRNPSKENQSEK; translated from the coding sequence ATGAGCTATAAATCAGAAGTTACCACTACAATTACAAGAAATGTTCCTGAATACGATAAGAAAACGGGAAACGTTTATGAATCATTGGTAGTGATCGCTAAACGTGCAAATCAGATTTCTACTGAAATGAAGGAGGAGTTGAATGCAAAACTTTCAGAATTCAATTCAACTACTGACAATCTGGAAGAAGTATTTGAAAACCGCGAGCAGATCGAAATTTCAAAATACTATGAAAGACTTCCTAAGCCGACTTTGATTGCTATTCAGGAATTCAATGAAGATAAAATTTATTTCCGCAATCCTTCGAAAGAAAACCAAAGCGAAAAATAA
- the bamD gene encoding outer membrane protein assembly factor BamD: MKIRVLPIFFLFLLVMTSCSDYSKMLKTRDMDAKSEYAIKLYNRGDYFKALPLFEELITVYRGTKKAEQTYYYYSYTNYRIGDYETAAYDFENFAKTYPNSEFAEECAFMHAYCFYQSSPLYSLDQTNTYKAINELQLFADRYPQSKKIEECNKLIDQLREKLEEKEFQYAELYFNVASYKSAITTYKNLINDFPTTKYREEALFKIVRSAYLLAENSIESKLMERYGETLIAYGEFNAAYPESKYKNKALDYFETTKKRIDKFNKNQIQ; this comes from the coding sequence ATGAAAATCAGAGTTCTCCCGATCTTTTTCCTGTTTCTTTTGGTCATGACTTCGTGCAGCGATTATTCAAAAATGCTGAAAACGCGGGACATGGATGCCAAAAGCGAATATGCAATCAAATTGTACAATAGAGGTGATTATTTCAAAGCATTACCACTATTTGAAGAATTGATCACTGTATATCGCGGAACGAAAAAAGCCGAACAAACTTATTACTATTATTCATACACAAATTACAGGATCGGCGATTACGAAACCGCAGCTTACGATTTCGAGAATTTCGCAAAAACATATCCGAACAGTGAGTTTGCAGAAGAATGTGCTTTTATGCATGCTTACTGTTTTTACCAGAGTTCACCTTTGTATTCATTGGATCAAACAAACACATACAAAGCGATAAATGAATTGCAACTTTTTGCAGATCGTTATCCGCAAAGTAAAAAAATCGAAGAGTGTAATAAGCTCATCGATCAGTTAAGGGAAAAACTGGAAGAAAAAGAATTTCAGTATGCAGAATTATATTTCAATGTAGCTTCATACAAATCCGCAATAACTACCTATAAAAATCTGATCAACGATTTTCCTACAACAAAATACAGGGAAGAAGCGTTGTTTAAAATAGTTCGTTCAGCATATCTTCTTGCTGAGAATAGTATAGAATCTAAATTAATGGAACGTTACGGTGAAACGCTTATAGCGTATGGAGAATTCAATGCTGCATATCCTGAAAGCAAATACAAAAATAAAGCCCTGGATTATTTCGAAACGACTAAAAAGCGAATTGATAAATTCAATAAAAATCAGATACAATAA
- a CDS encoding carboxypeptidase regulatory-like domain-containing protein, producing the protein MITDVARPQNPIEVGHYDTYAQGSGDGFAGCWGVYPFLPSGTIVASDINNGLYVLTPTYIRGCYLEGIITDSVSNTVLNGALIEVLSTTLTKNSNALGEYKTGTSVAGTYDVRISKAGYYSKTITGVVLTNGVLTTLDVALSPFQTFAFTGSVTDSLTGLNVPNALVSISSVNGLKYSVTTDVSGAFNFPAVVPDDYTVYAGKWGYRTSCSAQTLVVGNPIVATIAPGYYDDFTFDNGWNVTGTSGNSWERGEPIGTYDGSSTEINPDFDVNSDCSDTCFITDNGGAPYNGSDVDNGNTILTSPVFDGTIYQAPTLNYFRRYLCINGTGSPNDTMRISVSNGSTTVRVETVGPNDGTNGNWVQHSVLLSSLLAVTNTMTFSVEVEDNSPGNIVEGALDKFEITGLLVNSVSEKTMISSINAYPNPFNNSTSVDYKLSSYNGSIKLIVRDILGNIVSEKNGIPSKGSIRIGAELSAGIYMVELSNGSDRFVHKIVKQ; encoded by the coding sequence GTGATAACAGATGTTGCCCGTCCGCAGAATCCAATTGAAGTTGGACATTATGATACCTATGCACAAGGTTCAGGCGATGGATTTGCAGGTTGCTGGGGTGTTTATCCTTTCTTACCATCAGGAACAATCGTTGCATCGGATATCAATAATGGTTTGTATGTGCTTACTCCGACTTACATCAGAGGATGTTATCTCGAAGGAATAATCACCGACTCCGTTTCAAACACTGTGTTAAATGGTGCGTTGATCGAAGTGCTTTCAACAACATTAACAAAAAATTCAAATGCACTGGGCGAATACAAAACCGGAACATCTGTTGCAGGAACATATGACGTGCGCATTTCAAAAGCCGGTTACTATTCTAAAACTATTACAGGCGTTGTACTCACAAATGGAGTTTTAACTACTCTTGATGTTGCATTGAGTCCATTCCAGACCTTTGCATTTACAGGTTCGGTAACGGATAGCTTAACGGGACTAAATGTTCCGAATGCTTTGGTTTCGATTTCATCTGTTAATGGTTTGAAATATTCTGTGACAACAGATGTAAGTGGTGCATTTAACTTCCCTGCAGTTGTCCCTGACGACTATACTGTTTACGCTGGAAAGTGGGGCTACAGAACAAGTTGTTCGGCACAAACGCTCGTTGTAGGAAACCCAATTGTAGCCACAATCGCTCCCGGGTATTACGACGATTTTACATTCGATAATGGATGGAATGTTACCGGAACATCAGGAAATAGCTGGGAACGTGGCGAACCAATAGGAACATATGATGGAAGTTCAACAGAGATCAATCCTGACTTCGATGTAAACTCAGATTGCAGCGATACTTGTTTCATCACTGATAACGGTGGAGCACCTTACAATGGTTCTGATGTTGACAATGGAAATACAATTCTGACTTCGCCTGTTTTTGATGGTACCATTTATCAGGCACCGACATTGAACTATTTCCGCCGGTATTTGTGTATCAATGGAACAGGTTCTCCAAACGATACAATGAGAATCTCTGTTAGCAATGGATCGACAACTGTGAGAGTTGAAACTGTCGGACCAAATGACGGAACCAATGGTAACTGGGTACAACATTCGGTTTTATTAAGTTCATTATTGGCCGTTACAAATACTATGACCTTCTCAGTTGAAGTAGAAGACAATTCTCCGGGAAACATCGTTGAAGGAGCGCTGGATAAATTTGAAATCACCGGTCTGTTGGTAAATTCTGTTTCTGAAAAAACGATGATTTCATCGATAAATGCATATCCAAATCCATTTAATAACTCGACTTCAGTCGACTATAAATTAAGCTCTTATAATGGTTCAATTAAATTGATTGTAAGAGATATTTTGGGTAATATAGTTTCTGAAAAGAATGGAATTCCTTCCAAAGGATCAATCCGGATTGGGGCAGAATTGTCAGCAGGAATTTACATGGTTGAACTTTCAAATGGTAGTGATCGCTTTGTCCATAAAATCGTAAAACAGTAA
- a CDS encoding choice-of-anchor B family protein, which translates to MKFKLVLTAFLTLILNASAQNIQFRANLPYSPSELANIGGYTDPLGNEYALVGTDFGLSIVDVTDPDNPVIKVTVNGPNSAWREVKTYRNVAYVTTEGGGGLQIVDMTNLPSSVNTTYYMGDGPINGQLSSIHALHCDTAKGFLYLYGSNIGDGNTLFLNLSDPINPTYAGEYVYGGSQNDNYVHDGYVENDTMYESHIYSGFFTVVDVTNKSNPILLATQQTPTNFT; encoded by the coding sequence ATGAAATTTAAATTAGTACTCACCGCTTTTTTGACACTGATTCTCAATGCCTCAGCTCAGAATATACAGTTCCGTGCGAATCTTCCTTATAGTCCGTCTGAACTTGCAAACATCGGTGGTTATACCGATCCGTTGGGCAACGAATATGCATTGGTTGGAACCGATTTCGGACTTTCAATAGTGGATGTTACTGATCCGGATAACCCGGTAATTAAAGTAACGGTGAATGGACCGAATTCAGCCTGGAGAGAAGTTAAAACTTACAGAAATGTAGCATATGTAACAACTGAAGGTGGTGGTGGATTACAGATCGTTGACATGACTAATTTACCATCATCAGTAAATACAACTTATTATATGGGCGATGGTCCTATCAATGGACAATTGAGCAGTATTCATGCACTTCATTGCGATACAGCAAAAGGATTTCTTTATCTGTATGGAAGCAATATCGGAGATGGAAATACACTTTTTCTGAATCTTTCTGATCCGATAAATCCAACTTATGCCGGAGAATATGTTTATGGTGGAAGTCAAAATGACAATTACGTTCATGATGGTTATGTAGAAAACGATACCATGTATGAGTCACATATCTACTCCGGATTTTTTACTGTTGTAGATGTCACCAATAAATCAAATCCAATTTTATTGGCAACACAACAAACGCCAACGAACTTCACATAA
- a CDS encoding aminotransferase class I/II-fold pyridoxal phosphate-dependent enzyme, translated as MDLFEKLKKNRGPIGQHAKDSHGYFTFPKLEGDIGTRMVFRGKERLIWSLNNYLGLANHPEVRKADNEGAVKYGFASPMGARMMSGNTNQHEQLENELSSFMGKEDIILLNFGYQGMVSAIDCLVDRHDVIVYDSESHACIIDGVRLHMGKRFVFPHNDITNCEKQLERATRIVEESGGSILLITEGVFGMSGDMGRLKDIVELKKKFQFRLFVDDAHGFGTMGKTGSGTGEEQGVNEEIDIYFGTFAKSMAMIGGFISSREDIVEYLRYNMRSQIFAKSMPSALVIGALKRLELLRSKPELKDNLWKIVNALQSGLKDAGFNIGKTQSPVTPVFMNGTIGEATNLIYDMRENYDIFCSMVVYPVVPKGIIILRLIPTSVHTLEDVNYTIDAFRKAYVKLKAGEYASDKIAAF; from the coding sequence GTGGATTTATTCGAAAAATTAAAGAAGAACCGTGGTCCGATCGGACAACATGCAAAAGACTCTCATGGCTATTTTACTTTTCCAAAACTGGAAGGTGATATTGGAACGCGCATGGTTTTTCGCGGTAAGGAACGTTTGATTTGGTCTTTGAATAATTATTTAGGACTTGCTAATCATCCGGAAGTAAGAAAAGCTGATAATGAAGGCGCAGTAAAATATGGCTTCGCTTCACCAATGGGTGCTCGTATGATGTCTGGAAATACAAATCAGCATGAGCAGTTGGAAAATGAACTTTCTTCTTTTATGGGTAAGGAAGACATCATTCTACTTAACTTCGGTTATCAAGGGATGGTTTCTGCAATTGATTGTCTGGTCGACCGACATGATGTTATCGTTTACGATAGCGAAAGTCATGCATGTATCATTGATGGAGTTCGCTTACATATGGGAAAACGTTTTGTATTCCCACACAATGATATTACAAATTGCGAAAAACAACTGGAACGTGCGACACGCATCGTTGAAGAATCAGGTGGATCGATTTTGCTGATCACTGAAGGTGTGTTTGGAATGAGTGGAGATATGGGTCGTTTGAAAGATATCGTTGAATTGAAGAAGAAATTCCAATTCCGGTTATTTGTTGACGATGCTCATGGGTTCGGAACAATGGGAAAAACCGGTTCAGGAACAGGTGAAGAACAAGGTGTAAACGAAGAGATCGATATTTACTTCGGAACATTTGCAAAAAGTATGGCTATGATCGGCGGATTTATTTCCAGTCGTGAAGACATCGTAGAATATCTGCGTTACAATATGCGCTCACAGATCTTTGCTAAATCAATGCCATCAGCATTGGTTATCGGTGCGTTGAAGCGTCTTGAATTGCTTCGCTCTAAGCCGGAATTGAAAGATAATCTGTGGAAGATCGTAAATGCACTTCAATCAGGATTGAAAGATGCCGGATTCAACATTGGAAAAACACAATCCCCTGTTACACCGGTATTCATGAATGGTACGATCGGAGAAGCAACGAATCTGATCTACGATATGCGTGAGAACTATGATATCTTCTGTTCAATGGTTGTTTATCCTGTTGTACCGAAAGGCATCATTATTCTTCGTCTAATCCCAACTTCCGTACACACACTGGAAGATGTGAATTATACGATCGACGCTTTCCGTAAAGCTTATGTTAAACTGAAAGCCGGAGAATATGCATCAGACAAGATTGCAGCATTTTAA
- a CDS encoding histone H1, with protein sequence MKEYENIKQLVSAIEEDVIKFSEKGNAAAGTRVRKGLQEIKRACQDMRDAIQDAKKTEESN encoded by the coding sequence ATGAAAGAATACGAAAACATCAAACAACTAGTATCTGCCATTGAAGAAGATGTAATCAAATTTTCTGAAAAAGGTAACGCAGCTGCCGGAACACGTGTACGTAAAGGTTTACAAGAAATCAAACGTGCTTGTCAGGATATGCGCGATGCAATCCAGGACGCAAAGAAAACTGAAGAGAGCAATTAA
- a CDS encoding PQQ-dependent sugar dehydrogenase — protein sequence MKKLFLSLIMLLSMMQNSNSQISYARIATGLNNLSDIASCGDERIFVVLKPGQIVMLDSSGMQNPVPFLDLTSRVNAAGLEKGLLSVVFSDDYLQSGYFYIYYVPLGGTDSRISRFKVSSDPQLADTSSEQVIITIPQPVGSHYGGDMAFGKDGYLYIGLGDGGGEGDPSNHAQDTTLLLGKFLRLDVSDTTAGGYTIPHNNPFLLSPFPDEIWSVGFRNPWRWSFDKMTGDMWIGDVGQVSNEEIDFQSARSRGGENYGWRCYEGIAPYITTDCAASTAYVEPVVQYSHSNGCSVTGGFVYRGSSYHTMFGRYFYSDLCSSTLRGVVRNGNSFSDTTYISNFASGSVSFGEDQWGDLLVGSFTGGELYRIYDSTSHHIAWISDTDTTKFCIGSTAVLQTPAGNGFHYQWNLNGSNYGNDTCAIIITTPGNYFVTVTNSSGLPQVSDPTYVEFIPAPTVSIIGLDSVFCSSDPVTYVNISPPGGQLFIDGIVQPSFQLNPAILTVGNHLIDYRYTNSTGCSNSANQLVRIDACTYIDENSSANVVIYPVPSEDYLIVKSHGEITFYDVQGKLILLNTESNVDFKKVNIKDLESGLYFCVIRTESKSEVFKWIKE from the coding sequence ATGAAAAAACTATTTCTCTCTTTAATCATGCTCCTCAGCATGATGCAAAATTCAAATTCACAGATCTCTTACGCACGAATTGCAACCGGACTAAATAATTTGTCTGATATTGCCTCATGTGGCGATGAACGGATCTTCGTTGTTCTTAAACCCGGACAGATCGTAATGCTTGATTCTTCCGGCATGCAGAATCCTGTTCCATTTCTTGATCTGACCAGCAGAGTCAATGCTGCAGGACTGGAAAAAGGATTATTAAGTGTAGTTTTTTCTGATGACTATTTGCAGTCCGGATATTTCTATATTTATTATGTACCACTAGGAGGAACTGATTCACGGATCTCACGTTTCAAAGTTTCATCCGATCCGCAGTTGGCTGACACATCCAGCGAACAAGTCATCATAACTATTCCTCAGCCTGTTGGAAGTCATTATGGCGGCGATATGGCCTTTGGTAAAGATGGTTATTTATACATTGGACTTGGCGATGGAGGTGGAGAAGGTGATCCTTCAAACCATGCACAGGATACTACATTATTGCTTGGAAAATTTCTCCGCTTAGATGTCAGTGATACTACTGCGGGTGGATATACTATCCCACACAACAATCCATTTTTACTTTCTCCATTTCCCGATGAGATCTGGTCTGTCGGTTTCAGAAATCCATGGCGCTGGAGTTTTGATAAAATGACCGGCGATATGTGGATCGGTGATGTCGGACAAGTGTCAAATGAAGAAATAGATTTTCAATCTGCAAGAAGCCGTGGTGGAGAAAATTATGGCTGGCGTTGCTATGAAGGTATTGCTCCGTACATCACCACAGATTGCGCTGCAAGCACTGCATATGTTGAACCTGTTGTTCAGTACTCGCATAGCAACGGTTGCTCTGTGACAGGCGGATTTGTTTACAGAGGGTCTTCCTATCATACCATGTTCGGCAGATATTTTTATTCCGACTTGTGTTCCTCAACATTAAGAGGAGTAGTGCGAAATGGAAACTCGTTTTCAGATACAACTTACATCAGCAATTTTGCATCCGGATCAGTTTCCTTTGGCGAAGATCAATGGGGCGATTTATTGGTTGGCAGTTTTACTGGAGGAGAACTATACAGGATCTATGATTCAACATCACATCACATAGCATGGATCTCTGACACAGACACAACAAAATTTTGCATTGGCAGTACAGCAGTTTTACAAACCCCGGCCGGAAATGGTTTTCATTACCAATGGAATCTCAATGGTTCAAATTATGGAAATGATACGTGCGCAATCATTATAACTACTCCCGGAAATTATTTTGTTACTGTTACTAATTCGTCAGGATTGCCACAGGTATCTGATCCGACATATGTAGAATTTATTCCGGCACCGACAGTAAGCATCATCGGACTGGATTCTGTTTTTTGTAGTTCTGATCCGGTAACGTATGTAAATATTTCACCGCCCGGTGGACAATTATTTATAGATGGAATAGTACAGCCTTCGTTCCAACTGAATCCTGCTATTCTTACCGTCGGCAACCATCTGATTGATTACCGCTATACAAATTCAACAGGCTGTTCGAATTCTGCAAACCAATTGGTACGCATTGATGCATGTACTTATATCGATGAGAATTCTTCAGCGAATGTTGTTATTTATCCTGTTCCATCCGAAGATTACCTGATCGTAAAATCACATGGAGAAATTACATTCTATGATGTACAAGGAAAATTAATTTTATTGAATACAGAATCAAATGTTGATTTCAAAAAAGTGAATATTAAAGATCTCGAAAGTGGTTTATATTTCTGTGTCATCAGGACAGAATCGAAAAGTGAAGTCTTTAAATGGATAAAAGAATAA